TTCCTCACAGCCCTGTTCACAATAGCCACGGTAGAGAATCAACCTGAGTGTCCATTAGTGGCTGAGGAGAGAAAAGGCATCTGGTATATATGTCTAACATACTCCTACCAGCCCAAAGGTAAATTTGCAATAAGCGGCAACCTGGGTATTGTGTTAAATGAATAAACGAGGCACAGAGctgagaggtggatctctgtgagtttgagtccagcctagactacagagcaagttccagggcagccaaggctacacagagaaatcctgtcgggggggaggggggagggagaggagcacAGAAACAAAAAGTTCATATATGAATTCTAAAACCGTTACACTCGAGCAAAGCAGTGAACGGGAGGTGGGCTGTTTCCATCACGAGCACACACAGACTGGCATCCAAGCTCCAACACCAACCTGCAGTGGCCATGGCagtgcagagaaaacagaagaaagtctTCCTGAAAGCCCCTGTGGGCTAGTAGAGAACACAACATTCAGGAAACTTAACCTGTCAGTGAAGTAAACCCCCGGAGCAGCTGCTGCCTCCATGGAAACACAGGATAGCCCCAGAATCGAGGCTGCAGGAGACCTAACTGGGGACCCGGAGATGATCTGAAGCTTCACCACAGCAGTGAGAACAGAGGCCAGCCACGCCCTTGTTAAGGGTAGGAACTGAGGGAGAACCTCCACGACTGCACCCCAACCTCACCACATCCAGTAGCCTTGTTATTAGCAACATAATGTCCGCAAGCAGGCACGAACAAGTGCATAGAATGAAGGCCCATTAGGAAACGGAGTTCAGGGTAGCTGTAAACGATGCCAACTTGCTGGGCTCCCTCCCCACTGCGCAGGCACACTAGAGCTCTGCAGGAGAACAACAGCTCTTGGGAACCTGCCAAACCTAGCGGCAAGTGAGAGACCCTCATCACTGCCAGGCCAAGCAAAACTTTACAATCCCCCAGGATCAAGCAGAGGGTGAATCCCATGCAGCCCTGAGGAAAGGCTGGGGCCTGGAACCTCTTGTCACCCTCCATTAGTGGCTGCTCTGCGGTTTGCCAGGCACACAAAGAGGGAGAGTCATTTCTGGTCAACCACGAGGTCTCTGAAGAAGAGGTAGGTGCCGCCTGAGGTATGGAACTCAGGCCAAAGAGTGAGCAAGCTGGGCGGGGAGCCTGCCAGTGGCTTTGTCCTCTCTGCTCTTAGAAACGACAAATATGATTTGAAATGTTTGTCTTCCTTATAAAATCCCCCTTGTTTTAGGTGTGCCTTCAGAGATGGGCCTTCTCAGGATGGTTGCCAAGTTTTCAAAGTCTTCGTTGGAAATCATCCAAATCtgggcatttcttttcttccatactAAAATTGTATACTCCCGAGACTAACATTAAGACGCTGTTCATTTTCGCCTCTTCCGGCTCGACATGCGATTCCAAACACTCTGAAAGGCCAGAGGTGTTTCTTCCTTTATATCTCTGAAATGTTAAAAGTGAAAATCCGGGAAGCGTGGTTGTCCCTTGGGCTGAGCTTGGAGTGTATGTTATATACCCTGTACTATTTTAACTTGCCTCAATGTGGTTTCGTGAGCATttgaaaaggaggcagaatccCAACACAGGACTCAATTCTTCCCCTGAAACTTGTGACCCTAGGAAAACCTGCAGATGTGAGAATTGTGTGTTGTGTGGGTGTCAGGCAAAGCTCCCAAGATAGGCAATTCCCTTAACTGAACACTGCCCTTGTGACTTTGTCCTGTCATGAGGAACAGGCAATGCCAAGAACCAAAAGTCTGTTTCTGGTTTCATAGTAGAGTGCTGAGAAGTCCCAGGAGGATGATGGGAGACTGGCCTAATGGGTCAGAAGACCCAGGCAGCCCTCCCCTAATCACTACGCAGTCTGTGTTCAGGAACATCTCCAGAGCTGGTGCCCAGGAAAGAGGTGGGCAGCCACTGTTAGAAAAAGGGTGAGTATTTTCTAGAAGTGATAACTAAGGGGAAAGAGCAGCTTCGCTGGAAGAAAGGTAAGGACGGGTCTAATATGACGTACAGTCCTACAGACCAGGAACCTGAACTAGTTTCTGTAGATGAACTAACAGGAAAGTTCTTTCACACCTAAAAAAAGCATGGGCTACTGGTCCAAATGTCCCCTGAATGTTGTTTTCTCATCAAACCATTCTGAGCACGAGCCTAAACTGCTTCTCTATCCCCACAACAGAGCCCCAGGGTTAAATGTACCATGGGACAGGCACCATCAACAGGCGATGTCTGACTTGTCTACCAGGATCATGGGGAGCTGGATAGAATGTGACACCCTCCTATGGGACCTGCTAGGTTAGGAACCAGCTATCTACTCCTTCATTACTAGCAGTATGTCCTATCAAGACAAAGGAGAGCTGTCACCCCACCATAAGGGCAATCTCAAGTTTCGTGTGTGTTCACACAGGCCGGACAGACACATTAAGGCTCCCGGAAACCTTGATAGTTTCCAGAAGGGAGTTCCTACAGGCTGGCCCACCTTCCAACACTTCACACTTCTTAAGCCAGAGTCACCTGCTGCCCTGTGCCCACCCATGTGGTGAGCCCCTCCCATATAGGTTCCTTGCACTCTCTTGGCTGGAAGGATGTGGCATGCTTCTCagtgctttgtttctttgatctGAGGGTGTGCAATGTAGTTAGTTCTCCTCTCGTACTTAACCTCTTCATGCCAGAGCCTTAATCATCCAACCACAGCTGGAATGAAAGCCTGACCTAGGGTCAGGTGGCCAGGTGCTTTCAACTCTCAATGCAACCAAGGCATGGCGGAGCTCTGTGCCACCCTCAGCTGCTCAGAGATGCCCACAAGTCACAAAGATGCCACAGAGCTGCAGTGTCTACTCTGCTCTCCCTTGGCTCCATGGGTTcaggttgtctgtctgtctctcagacCTCAGTCTGAGAGCTAGCAGTCAACACCAGCCACCATCATCACCAGAGCCACTGGGAAAGCCTGGGAGAGAAGATTCCTGAGCCGGGTCTGGAAGGAGGAGTAGGAACTGATTCAGGAGTTCAGGGTTTGTCCAGAGTTGGGCAAAGACCCAGCAGAGTGTATGGGAATTGCCCACCGACTATCTCTCGTAGCCTGGAGATCTCCTGATTTCTCTTACCCTCAAGACCTGGGCCTGGCACTTGCTGAGGTGCCCATACAATATTGCTGAAGGTGCCCGGTGCTGGCCCTGCCCTAAGCTGCACTTCATTCACTCCCTAGGCTTGGGCATGTGTCTTCGAGACCACACACCATTCCTAATAGAAAAAAGGAGCCCTGGGTGTCAAGTCATCTGTCTACCCAACCAAAAGACACCATGTCATATAACTCCCCCGTGGTCGAGGACATTCACCACAACCTGATCTGCCATACCAGCCACTGCTCTACCTCACCCTATCTACTCCATCTCTGCAcgaccttctcctcttcctcccgcAAATGACTAGACAACGTCTTTCGTGGGCATTTGGCATGATACGATGTAGGGTGACAGTCACCTCTTTGCACAGCCATCTCCAGGGCCAGGcacagtggttgagagcacaTCTCAGCAAAGAGCATGTGTCTAAGGGATGGGTGACCTAGCATCCTGCATCTGTGACACGTTTCCTAATTCCTCCCATCAAACTCCCCATGCCAATGCCTTGCTCAGGCAAATGTGTAACACTCTTTTCATCCAAGAACCTTGCCAGTTGCCTACCATGGGCTAGCTGTGGCCACCACACAATCTAACAATGGCACAAGTGCCCAGCTTGGTACAGATGACTTCTGGAGCACGTTCTCATGCATCTCTGTATCCAACCGCCTATGGACAGGAGACTCAGCGACATTTAATGACAGCAAGTTCAAGATAACACTGCTGATAAGTGGGAGAGAAAGGATTCAAACCCCAGACTGTTTGGCTCTCCCTAAGGCTTTGCCTGTGGTTTTATGGCCCCTTTCCCAGCCATATTTGCAAGAAAGCAGGAAGATCTTCATTTGATGGGGTTATTGCTGACTCTAAAAGTTAACGTTCAACCCCGGACAGTGGCTTTTCCTTCTCTAACCACTGAGATCACTACAGCACTCAGGGCTACACACTGACAAGTCCCTGCAACAAGTCACCTAATTCTCTGGCTTCTTGAAGAGCTGGTTTATTGTCCTATAGGGAGGGGCTGACTGTACTTAGGAGACCTCTAGGGCAGAGAAGCCTTGCCTATGGGGCAACGCCTCTCTCTGTCACTCTATAAATGTCTTCCGCAGCCAAAAGGAGGCCTTCTGTGGCGCTGCTCCCTCCCTCGCTGTGAGACTCCAGCTATTTCACCATGAGAGTTCTAGCCCTTTCCAGTCTGCTCTGCGTGCTGCTTCTCTGGTTCTGCATTCTCTCCTCAGAAGGTAAGGCTGCCCTCTGGGCTCTAGTCCCTGAGTAGTGATCCCATGGTCTGGGAAGGTTGCAAACAGGAACTAATGGGGATCAGGTCCCAGCAGACAGTCCTGAACCCTGGAAAGAACTCCACAGATATTTTCTCCACCACAGTGGCCAACAGGTAGCTTGAGGACTTCAGGCTTTATAGCTTCTAAGTGCAACCCTACACTCCCAAGCATGCTGAGGGTCTGTCTACTGTGTAAACTAAGGGTTTGGGCATGAGATGTATAATTTAAGGAGTTTTGACACAACACATATAAACTGAGGACACAACTGGTCCCAGGTATGGTGGAGAGGAAAGTTTTTATTGTAAGTGCAGCCAGAGGCATCTAGAAGAGTCCAGAGTAGAAAGAGGAAGTAGCAAACTGAATATGGCCAGCAGAACGGACCTGGtcatgagaggagagaagggagagggagagaggaagacaaaggaagCCAAGACAGAGGACAAAGGAGAGACAGAGTGTCTGGCTGAATTGGCAGGGTTATGTGAAACGGAGAAGCTGGGAGAGGGAAGCCCGTttagggtgggggcagggcaagAAGAACCATGGTAGTTGTTACACACTGAGAGAGCCTGGAGGCCGGCATGTGTTTGGTATGTCAATAGAGGCCACCACAGCCAGTTGTCCCTTCTGAAAGTAATAAGAAAATAGTTCCTTTGCTTGAGGAAAACACGCAGAGGAGCTGAATTTGCATTACTACCTGACACCTATATGAAGCTGTGTGCTTACCAACAAACAGAAGTCTTCTCAGAGAGCTGTTCACTTACCTGAGTCTTGACTGTGGAGTCAAGCGACCTCTGTTGCCACTTGTGTTGTGTTGGGGACAAAGTAAATGAGTATCTCAAATCCTTATGCAAGGAAAGCTCCATGGACAGATGGAATGAGGTTATGCATTATGCGTTTGGGATGTAGCTGTGTGTTCCGATGCGGGAAACATACATGATCTTTCTGTCCCTGTAGAGATGAATATTTCCATCTCTGCCTTTAGGATGTGTTTGATTTACATGCCTATGTGTGGATGTGCTACACGTGTGCAGGTGCCctccaggccagcagagggtgctgttggagttacaggtggttgcaagTCACTCAAATGAGTTTTtggaaccaaatttgggtcctctagaagagtagtaAGAGCTCTTAAAACCCGAGTCCCCTTCCTATCACcttactgttttcttcctcctaaaAGCTGAGTATTGGAGCCTTTTTCTCATACTTAACCTCCAACTACTTTCTTCCCTCACCTAACTGACCTCATcctgttttttgcttgttttggacagtggttgcttgtttttaataatgtccttgtttgtttgttttgctttgttagtttatttttcaacgcagggtttctctgggaagCCCTGACTattttcactctgtagaccagcatggcctcgaactcagagatctgcctatctctgcctccccggtgctgggattaagggagtgagccaccattgcccagcttttaGCAAGTGTTCTTGAACTCTGGATCTTGTGAGTGGAAGCCCTCTCAAGTCATCCCCGTACAGATCGGAATGACGGTGGTCCTGGCCTGCTAATTAGAAGATCTGTATTCTTTTACTTCTCAGGGAGGAGGCATCCCCCCAAGTTCTCAAAATCCAGGCTCTGCTGCTACCCTTTTCCTAGATCCAAACAGCTAAACCAGAAAGGTGAGTAACCTCATCCTGTGTGGGCTGGGAGTGGGAAGATTTCTAGAGTGATCGTGGGACAGGCCAGATCTGTGATCAGCCTCAGCCAGGGCCTTGTGTCAAACTCTAGCGCAGAGGAATTACATTCATTCTCGGTCATGCAGAGTTTAGAGTCTTCTGAAGAGGCAACAACTGGGCCATTTACAACTAACTGAACACTTTCTGTCAAGAAAACACTCTTAAGAATGGTATAGGGACCCGGCATGGTAGCaaataatcccagaatttagagAAGCTAACAAAAGATGATGATGAATCCTGAGAGCAGCTGCACAATGAATTTAAGGCTCGagagctggggatatggctcagtcagTGTAGGAATGCTTGCCTAAAAAGttcagggtcctgagttcaatccccatttggaagaaaaagaggagagaagagaggtgggGAAGCACCCagggaagagaggtgggaggcCTCGGGAGGAAGATTGGGAACCTGAAAGCAGATGGTAGAAAATAGGAACAGGGTACAGAGGAAGCGGCAAGCAAAAAGAGTAGAAACGGGAAACTAcagaatgggggaggggtgccCAGGCCATCTGCAAACCATAGTCCTCCAGTAGACCTGCGTGAGGGTCCAGTCAGTGTGTGGAGTATATGGGGTGCAAAAAACTCCAGTTTGGCAGGAGAATAACAGCACACTGATGTAGACAGGCACAATGAGGCTCAGTTTGACACCAGCATGGCCATGATCAGTATGAGGCCTGGAAGAGCCAAGCTGCCCTCTCCCAGACCCGAAAAAGATAACAGTGGGTAGTGATGAAGATAGGCCCAGGTCCAGACCTCTAAGCTCACAGATCCCAGTACTGTGACTCTAGGCCAGCTGCAGGCTGAAACTCTTGAGTTGCTGGCCCAGGATGGATAGTTAGCATGGCTGGAACTTTGTGACTTTTGTACAGAGAGTCTTAGAGCTTAGAGCAGGCAGAGGCCTGTGGGAAGGCCGCAGAACTCCAGGCCAGACATGGCCTAACTTTAATGGAGGGCCCATGTCTCAGCTCTCCACAAGTGCTAGTTCTTGGGAGTCCAAGGCTACTGCAGGCAGTAGCACCTGAAGGCCATGGCCTAGACTCAGAGTCCTGTCTTCCAAGGACTGTGTCTTCCAAGGACTGCCTGACTTCATGTGAacaaagagggagacagaatAAGGAAGACAGGATAGTTCCAACCTCCATACCCGTGAGAGTCTGAGAGCCCCTCCTCCATACTGCCATCACACCCAGTCAGGGCTGGGTAAAAATAACCACTTCTCTCACACATTCCTCGTGAATAACCAAGTGTGAGGCACCCGCCTAGGCAAGGTGGAGGGTGAGCACTGGTTGCCAGCAGCTCTGCTTCCCATGGGAGTTTGTGAAATGAGGTGCAAATGGAGGGGAGAGAGGTGCCACCTCCCCACTGAGGGTGGCTTGCTGGAACCTGTCATCCCCTCGAGCCCCTCCCTGTACAGatacacagaggcagaagagcaaagagaaactGGGGAGAGCAAGAGGGTCACACAAattacacatacccacatacctACAACTACACAGATGCAAGTACATgcattcaaacacatgcacaccacataattacacactacacacacaaacctacacacaccacactggcTGCAGGATCCAGCCTGGTGTTGTTGAGAAATTGGTAGGGTTGTATCCATAGAGCAGACAGCATCAGGGCAAGCCCATGACACCCTGTAAACCTATCATGCTGTCACAATGGAAGAGGCTGGGCTTCCAGAGTAGATGCACCCACCCCAGAGCCCATGAGtgttgtatatatttgtgtataaagtTGCATGACACATAGGTGCTGTGTATGTAGTATTTGTGTATGCAtctatgttcgtgtgtgtgtgtgtgtgtgtgtgtgtgtgtgtttgtgtgtacctctcctccctccagcttctcttttttctcctgaCTCTTTGCTGCTGCTGATTACCCAATACCTAACCCAGAGAACATGTTTGCCCAGGCTTGCTGCTTCCACCCAGCATCTCCCAGAACAGACCCTAAGATCCAGAGAGAAGGAATGAGGAGATGAGTCAGGGTGTTTTGCAATCAACAGCAGGATTTCAGGGTGTTCCGTGTTGCTGTTGATTAGTCTCCTCTGCCTGGTTCATAGACTTGAGAGAACTTTCCACTTTCTATGAGAAAGGAAATTTGCATCAGCTGAGACAATAGAGGCACTCAGAGTGGCTACTGCTCATCCTAAAACCTGAGCTCTGCTTTGCCCTGAGCCCTGATGTGCAAGGCTTGGATTCTGGGTGGAAGTAACACAAACAGCTTTGAAAGTTAGCAGGATAAATGAATGGCAGTCTGGCAGGTGTGACTGCATTTACCAGTTTACTAGAAGGAGATGGGACAGAGTTTCCCTAAAGCAGTTTTGCAAACTGTAGAGCTACCTACATAGGAACACTGTCCAGGCAGCACTTTCGAATGGCACATCAGTACACCGATACAGTGGGCTGCTGAGGGGCTCAAACAATGGCCGGAGTCAGATGCTTAGCTTCTCAGACCCCACCAAATCAAAGTTAGGATCTAGGAGCCTTTGTTAGGCCACCTGCCTTCTACGTGTCACAAGGTGACCAGAGGCAGCTTCTGGGAGGATTTGTGCTACACTACCTGTTTCAAAGCTCAACAAAATGAGTTAACACACAGGAGCAGACTCGGGGTAGGATTCTAaagacacctctctctctctctctctctctctctctctctctctctctctctctctcNNNNNNNNNNNNNNNNNNNNNNNNNNNNNNNNNNNNNNNNNNNNNNNNNNNNNNNNNNNNNNNNNNNNNNNNNNNNNNNNN
The sequence above is a segment of the Microtus ochrogaster isolate Prairie Vole_2 chromosome 6, MicOch1.0, whole genome shotgun sequence genome. Coding sequences within it:
- the C6H10orf99 gene encoding protein GPR15L, whose amino-acid sequence is MRVLALSSLLCVLLLWFCILSSEGRRHPPKFSKSRLCCYPFPRSKQLNQKGNYTRICRLCKSKPPSKSWVVPGALPQV